The following proteins come from a genomic window of Geomonas sp. RF6:
- a CDS encoding aspartate ammonia-lyase codes for MPDFRTEKDLLGERQVPAQALYGVHTDRALENFPLAGRPVNRELIHAFGAVKLACARTNHELGWWDEEKARAIEEACQEMMAGKLDSHVVVDALQGGAGTSTNMNVNEVLANRALEILGRPPGDYCTVSPLADINLHQSTNDTYPSALKVAAINLLRNLEREVVALQEEFQGKEKAFAHVVKVGRTQLQDAVLVTLGREMSAYAEAFSRDRWRIYKCEERLRVLNLGGTAVGTGLAAPRQYIFRVTEKLKAITGIGLARAENLFEATQNNDVFVEVSGILKACATNLLKTAGDLRLLSSGPDAGFGEIRLPPRQSGSSIMPDKINPVIPEAVSQAALQVMGYDQTIAVAVALGNLELNAFLPLIADALLNSLDLLTNACSILRRHCVAGLVADEERCRLHVAGATATVTALVDEIGYQAAQELSLAAKETGRPIVELAVERGLMTREHFEQLVSPESVTRLGSPLRKDEHEKRT; via the coding sequence ATGCCCGACTTCCGCACCGAGAAAGACCTGCTGGGGGAGCGCCAGGTACCGGCGCAGGCCCTGTACGGCGTGCACACCGACCGGGCTTTGGAAAACTTCCCCCTGGCGGGGCGCCCGGTAAATCGCGAGCTCATTCACGCCTTCGGCGCGGTGAAGCTCGCCTGCGCCCGCACCAATCACGAACTCGGCTGGTGGGACGAAGAAAAGGCCCGGGCGATCGAGGAGGCCTGCCAGGAGATGATGGCGGGAAAGCTCGACTCGCACGTCGTGGTCGACGCGCTCCAGGGTGGCGCCGGCACCTCCACGAACATGAACGTGAACGAGGTGCTCGCCAACCGCGCCCTGGAGATCCTGGGGCGCCCCCCCGGCGATTACTGCACCGTCAGCCCCCTTGCCGACATCAACCTGCACCAGTCCACCAACGACACCTACCCTTCGGCACTGAAGGTCGCAGCCATAAATCTCCTGCGAAACCTGGAGCGGGAGGTCGTGGCGCTCCAGGAGGAGTTCCAGGGAAAAGAGAAGGCTTTCGCCCACGTGGTGAAGGTCGGCCGCACCCAGCTCCAGGACGCGGTGCTGGTGACTCTCGGCCGCGAGATGTCCGCGTATGCCGAGGCCTTTTCCCGCGACCGCTGGCGCATCTACAAGTGCGAGGAGCGCCTGCGGGTGTTGAACCTCGGGGGGACCGCGGTGGGAACGGGTCTTGCCGCGCCGCGCCAGTACATCTTCCGTGTCACGGAGAAGTTGAAGGCGATCACCGGGATAGGACTTGCCCGCGCGGAGAACCTTTTCGAGGCGACGCAGAATAACGACGTCTTCGTGGAAGTAAGCGGAATATTGAAGGCGTGCGCCACCAATCTATTAAAGACCGCCGGCGACCTGAGGCTCCTCTCCTCCGGGCCGGACGCGGGCTTTGGCGAGATCAGGCTGCCGCCGCGCCAGTCCGGCTCGAGCATCATGCCGGACAAGATAAATCCGGTCATTCCCGAGGCGGTTTCCCAAGCAGCACTCCAGGTTATGGGGTATGATCAGACCATTGCGGTCGCGGTGGCGCTCGGGAACCTGGAGCTGAACGCCTTTCTCCCCCTCATCGCCGACGCGCTCCTCAACAGCCTCGATCTGCTCACGAACGCCTGCTCGATCCTGCGCAGGCACTGCGTGGCCGGGCTCGTAGCGGACGAGGAGCGCTGCCGCCTCCACGTCGCCGGCGCTACCGCGACCGTCACCGCTCTGGTGGACGAGATCGGCTACCAGGCGGCCCAGGAGCTCTCCCTCGCCGCGAAGGAGACGGGGCGCCCGATCGTGGAGCTCGCAGTGGAGCGCGGACTTATGACGAGGGAGCACTTCGAGCAGCTCGTGTCACCGGAAAGCGTCACCAGACTCGGATCACCGTTACGAAAGGATGAGCATGAAAAGCGCACCTAA
- the hydF gene encoding [FeFe] hydrogenase H-cluster maturation GTPase HydF — translation MKSAPKGVRLHIGLFGRRNVGKSSLLNALTRQNVSIVSDVAGTTTDPVEKPMELLPIGPVLFIDTAGIDDVGALGEMRVQKTRQIFDRTDIGIVVAVAGEWGEFEEAILKELTERLTPTIVVFNKIDVADVSAEHLERFRRDEIPCIQTAAMNGSGVLDVREALIKLTPEEYLNAPSILGDLVGPGDLAVLVVPIDTEAPKGRLILPQVQSIRDLLDNDSFCMVVKERELRDALGLLNRPPALVVTDSQAFLKVAGDTPDGVPLTSFSILFARSKGDLSAFVAGAVAIENLRPGDKVLVCEACSHHPIGEDIGRVKIPRWLTQYVGGKLEFTHFQGHDFPPDLGSYKLVVHCGSCMWNRREMLSRILHCQRAGVPITNYGLAIAFSLGILERALGPFPSALEVYRQHL, via the coding sequence ATGAAAAGCGCACCTAAGGGAGTTCGCCTGCACATAGGCCTCTTCGGCCGCAGGAACGTCGGCAAGTCCTCTCTTCTCAACGCACTCACCCGGCAGAACGTCTCCATCGTCTCCGACGTGGCGGGGACGACGACCGATCCTGTGGAAAAGCCGATGGAGCTCCTCCCCATTGGTCCGGTTCTTTTTATCGACACCGCCGGCATCGACGACGTCGGCGCGCTCGGCGAGATGCGGGTCCAGAAGACCCGGCAGATCTTCGACCGCACCGACATCGGGATCGTGGTGGCGGTCGCCGGGGAATGGGGAGAGTTCGAGGAGGCAATCCTCAAGGAGCTCACCGAGCGCCTGACTCCCACCATCGTCGTCTTCAACAAGATCGACGTGGCGGATGTCTCCGCCGAGCACCTGGAGCGCTTCAGGCGCGACGAGATACCCTGCATCCAGACCGCCGCCATGAACGGCAGCGGCGTCCTCGACGTGCGGGAGGCGCTCATCAAGCTCACCCCGGAGGAGTACCTGAACGCCCCGAGCATCCTCGGCGACCTCGTCGGCCCCGGCGACCTCGCGGTCCTCGTGGTGCCGATCGACACCGAAGCCCCGAAGGGGAGGCTCATCCTCCCGCAGGTGCAGTCGATCCGCGACCTCCTGGACAACGACTCCTTCTGCATGGTGGTGAAAGAGCGCGAACTGCGCGACGCCCTGGGCCTTTTGAACCGCCCCCCGGCGCTCGTGGTGACCGACTCGCAGGCCTTCCTGAAGGTCGCCGGCGACACCCCCGACGGCGTCCCCCTCACCTCCTTCTCCATCCTCTTCGCCCGCAGCAAGGGGGACCTCTCCGCCTTCGTGGCAGGGGCTGTCGCCATTGAAAACCTGCGCCCGGGGGACAAGGTCCTGGTGTGCGAGGCGTGCTCGCACCACCCGATCGGGGAGGACATCGGCCGGGTGAAGATCCCGCGCTGGCTTACCCAGTACGTCGGAGGAAAGCTCGAGTTCACCCACTTCCAGGGGCACGACTTTCCCCCCGACCTCGGATCGTACAAGCTGGTGGTGCACTGCGGCTCCTGCATGTGGAACAGGCGCGAGATGCTCTCCCGCATCCTGCACTGCCAGAGGGCGGGAGTCCCCATCACCAACTACGGCCTCGCCATCGCCTTCTCACTCGGCATCCTGGAACGTGCCCTCGGCCCCTTCCCCTCCGCCCTCGAGGTGTACCGGCAGCATCTTTAG
- a CDS encoding HypC/HybG/HupF family hydrogenase formation chaperone, whose amino-acid sequence MCMAIPMKIVSFTGESDAVAECDGVRREVKLSLLSDEVGLGDYVIIHAGFAISKLNTEEAEETLAIMREVLEAGQP is encoded by the coding sequence ATGTGCATGGCAATACCGATGAAGATAGTGAGCTTTACCGGTGAGAGTGACGCGGTTGCGGAGTGCGACGGCGTGCGCCGTGAAGTGAAGTTGTCCCTGCTCAGCGACGAAGTCGGCCTCGGCGATTACGTCATCATCCACGCCGGCTTCGCCATCTCGAAGCTCAATACGGAAGAGGCGGAGGAAACCCTCGCCATCATGAGGGAAGTCCTGGAAGCGGGACAGCCGTAG
- the hydG gene encoding [FeFe] hydrogenase H-cluster radical SAM maturase HydG, which produces MCAIPAFQLSKGAVDFIDEGVITDLLSEGAPDPAQVREVIAKSLAKQALSVKETALLLRADQPELIEEIFEAARELKKRVYGNRIVLFAPLYIGNKCVNDCSYCGFKRSNVAQVRRTLSPEEIKGQVEALEQKGHKRLILVFGEHQAYDPEFIASCVRTVYETKIGNGSIRRVNINAAPLNQDGYKIVKDSGIGTYQIFHETYHHETYGKIHPANTRKGDYLYRLDGLSRALEAGCDDVGLGVLFGLHDWKFEVLSLVTHALHLQERYNVGPHTISFPRLRPASGVDLDERFLVNDEDFKRVIAVLRLAVPYTGLILTARENAELRRAAMSFGVSQIDAGSRVELGGYTEAGDAQVMEREQFVLGDVRSLDEVMCELMTDGYVPSFCTSCYRLGRTGEHFMEFSIPGFIKEFCTPNALLTLQEYLSDYASPETRAAGEKLIADELALLQDGDIKEKVVKWLADVKEKGKRDLTF; this is translated from the coding sequence ATGTGTGCAATACCGGCTTTCCAACTGAGTAAAGGCGCAGTCGATTTCATCGACGAAGGGGTCATCACGGACCTTCTCTCCGAGGGGGCACCGGACCCGGCGCAGGTGCGCGAGGTCATTGCGAAGAGCCTCGCGAAACAGGCGCTCTCCGTGAAGGAAACCGCGCTCCTTCTGAGAGCGGACCAGCCCGAGCTCATAGAGGAAATCTTCGAGGCCGCGCGCGAGCTGAAAAAGCGGGTCTACGGCAACCGCATCGTCCTCTTCGCGCCGCTGTACATCGGCAACAAGTGCGTCAACGACTGCTCCTACTGCGGCTTCAAGCGCAGCAACGTGGCTCAGGTGCGCCGCACCCTCTCCCCGGAGGAGATCAAGGGGCAGGTGGAGGCGCTGGAGCAGAAGGGACACAAGAGACTGATCCTCGTTTTCGGCGAGCACCAGGCGTACGATCCCGAGTTCATCGCCTCGTGCGTGCGCACCGTCTACGAGACGAAGATCGGCAACGGCTCGATCCGCCGCGTGAACATCAACGCCGCGCCCCTTAACCAGGACGGCTACAAGATCGTGAAGGACTCCGGCATAGGGACATACCAGATCTTCCACGAGACGTACCACCACGAGACATACGGGAAGATCCACCCGGCAAACACGCGAAAGGGTGACTACCTGTACCGCCTCGACGGCCTGAGCCGCGCGCTGGAGGCCGGGTGCGACGACGTCGGCCTCGGGGTCCTCTTCGGTCTGCACGACTGGAAGTTCGAGGTGCTGAGCCTTGTCACCCATGCGCTGCACCTGCAGGAGCGCTACAACGTCGGGCCGCACACCATAAGCTTCCCGCGCCTGCGCCCCGCCTCCGGGGTCGATCTGGACGAGAGATTCCTGGTAAATGACGAGGACTTCAAACGGGTGATAGCCGTCCTGCGCCTCGCCGTCCCGTACACCGGCCTCATCCTCACCGCCCGGGAGAACGCGGAGCTGCGGCGCGCCGCCATGTCCTTCGGCGTCTCCCAGATCGACGCCGGGAGCCGTGTCGAGCTCGGCGGCTATACCGAGGCGGGGGACGCACAGGTCATGGAGCGCGAGCAGTTCGTCCTCGGGGACGTGCGCTCCCTGGACGAGGTCATGTGCGAGCTCATGACCGATGGCTACGTCCCGAGCTTTTGCACCTCCTGCTACCGGCTCGGTAGGACCGGGGAGCACTTCATGGAGTTTTCCATCCCCGGCTTCATCAAGGAATTTTGCACCCCCAACGCGCTCCTCACCCTGCAGGAGTACCTCTCCGACTACGCCTCCCCCGAGACCCGCGCCGCCGGTGAAAAGCTGATCGCCGATGAACTCGCCCTCCTCCAGGACGGCGACATCAAGGAAAAGGTGGTCAAGTGGCTGGCCGACGTAAAGGAGAAGGGGAAGCGCGACCTCACCTTCTAA
- a CDS encoding HD domain-containing phosphohydrolase has product MTSEATPVSKSSILLVDDDRTALKCASVLLSQNGYSTVLSDNAGDALRIVRTDNIEAVMTDIRMPGMSGLDLMEEIHKVDPEIPVVLMTCDAELNTAVEAIKKGAFDFLIKPYNVLQLTHSAKKALDYRRLLQVERNYKKTLEETVRLRTEQVKNASREMIMRLTVAAEYRDDETGHHIRRLGLYAKKIAQAMGLSRDFVEALTFASSMHDIGKIGIPDHIFLKPGVFTDEEFEVMKTHTMIGHKILSGSTHSNIQVAASIALTHHERWDGTGYPQGLKGKEIPLEGRIVMLVDHYDALRSERPYKAAFSHDDAVRITKEGDGRTKREHFDPEVLDSFLSCAGEIDKIYLKRGDFRG; this is encoded by the coding sequence ATGACCAGCGAAGCAACCCCTGTGAGCAAATCGAGCATACTCCTTGTCGACGACGACCGCACCGCGCTGAAATGCGCATCGGTTCTCCTTTCCCAGAACGGGTATAGCACCGTCCTCTCCGACAATGCCGGTGATGCCCTCAGGATTGTACGCACAGACAATATAGAGGCCGTGATGACGGACATCAGGATGCCGGGGATGTCGGGGCTCGACCTCATGGAAGAGATCCACAAGGTCGACCCGGAGATCCCTGTCGTCCTGATGACGTGCGATGCGGAACTGAACACCGCGGTGGAGGCGATAAAGAAGGGAGCGTTTGACTTCCTCATCAAGCCGTACAACGTGCTGCAACTGACGCACTCGGCGAAAAAGGCGCTCGATTACCGTCGCCTGCTGCAGGTGGAGAGGAACTACAAGAAGACGCTCGAGGAGACCGTGCGGCTGCGGACCGAGCAGGTAAAGAACGCCAGTCGCGAGATGATCATGCGCCTCACCGTGGCGGCTGAATACCGGGACGACGAGACGGGGCACCACATTCGCCGGCTCGGCCTGTACGCCAAGAAGATCGCCCAGGCGATGGGTCTGTCACGGGATTTCGTGGAGGCGCTGACCTTCGCGAGTTCCATGCACGACATAGGAAAGATCGGCATTCCCGATCACATCTTCCTGAAGCCGGGGGTCTTCACCGACGAGGAATTCGAGGTCATGAAGACGCACACGATGATCGGGCACAAGATCCTGTCGGGCTCGACACACTCCAATATACAGGTCGCAGCCTCCATCGCGCTCACGCATCACGAGCGCTGGGACGGGACGGGATACCCGCAGGGGCTCAAGGGGAAGGAGATACCGCTGGAAGGGCGGATCGTCATGCTGGTGGACCACTACGACGCGCTGCGCAGCGAGCGCCCGTACAAGGCGGCGTTCAGCCACGACGACGCGGTGCGCATCACGAAAGAAGGGGACGGCAGGACAAAGCGGGAGCATTTCGATCCGGAGGTCCTGGACTCCTTTCTTTCCTGTGCGGGGGAGATTGACAAGATCTACTTGAAAAGGGGGGACTTTCGGGGCTGA
- the hydE gene encoding [FeFe] hydrogenase H-cluster radical SAM maturase HydE yields MKREEILGWLRATDENQLEALWQQADEVRRQNVGDEVYLRGLIEISNYCARSCGYCGLRLENKEVERYRMSDEEIISCAQEGVEYGYGTVVLQAGEDYGISTERVTNLVRRIKEETPLAVTLSLGEREDHELLAWKEAGADRYLLRFETSNRALYDKIHPPLPGRVSDRFALLRRMRDMGYEIGSGVMIGIPGQSYEDLANDIEMFRTLDLDMIGVGPYISHPLTPLGDPEKLPPLPEGEQVPTGELMTYKTVALARLVCPKSNIPSTSALATLNKAKGRELGLCRGANIVMPNLSPQKYRAQYEIYPSKACIDETAAECRSCMRGRIHSIGRTVGQGRGDSPNLSKEG; encoded by the coding sequence ATGAAGAGGGAAGAGATCCTCGGCTGGTTGCGCGCCACCGACGAGAACCAGCTGGAAGCATTGTGGCAGCAGGCGGACGAGGTGAGGCGCCAGAACGTCGGCGACGAGGTGTACCTGAGAGGGCTCATCGAAATTTCCAACTACTGCGCGCGCAGCTGCGGCTACTGCGGGCTTAGGCTGGAGAACAAGGAAGTCGAGCGCTACCGCATGTCCGACGAGGAGATCATATCCTGCGCGCAGGAAGGGGTCGAGTACGGCTACGGCACCGTGGTACTGCAGGCGGGCGAGGACTACGGCATCAGCACGGAGCGGGTCACGAACCTCGTGCGCCGCATCAAGGAGGAGACGCCGCTCGCCGTCACCCTGAGCCTCGGCGAGCGTGAAGACCATGAGCTCCTCGCCTGGAAGGAGGCGGGTGCGGACCGCTATCTCCTGCGTTTCGAGACCTCGAACCGGGCCCTCTACGACAAGATCCATCCCCCCCTCCCGGGGCGCGTGTCCGACCGCTTCGCCCTGCTGCGCCGCATGCGCGACATGGGGTACGAAATCGGCTCCGGCGTCATGATCGGGATCCCCGGGCAGAGCTATGAAGACCTTGCAAACGACATAGAGATGTTCCGCACCCTCGATCTCGACATGATCGGCGTCGGCCCGTACATCTCGCACCCGCTGACTCCGCTCGGCGACCCGGAAAAGCTCCCTCCCCTTCCTGAGGGGGAACAGGTGCCGACAGGGGAACTCATGACGTACAAGACGGTCGCTCTTGCGCGCCTTGTCTGCCCGAAATCGAACATCCCGAGCACCTCGGCGCTCGCGACCCTCAACAAGGCAAAGGGACGGGAGCTTGGCCTTTGCCGCGGCGCGAACATCGTCATGCCGAACCTGAGCCCGCAGAAGTACCGGGCCCAGTACGAGATCTACCCCTCGAAGGCGTGCATCGACGAAACCGCCGCCGAGTGCCGCTCCTGCATGAGGGGAAGGATCCACTCCATCGGCAGGACGGTCGGCCAGGGGCGCGGCGACTCCCCGAACCTCAGCAAAGAAGGGTAA
- the metE gene encoding 5-methyltetrahydropteroyltriglutamate--homocysteine S-methyltransferase, which translates to MLTHNLGYPRIGRRRELKEACERYWAGESTLEELLSVGQTLRRSHWLTQREAGLDLIPCNDFSYYDHVLDMSQMVGAIPPRYAPLAGLPAMDLAFAMARGYQKDGHDLIAMEMTKWFDTNYHYLVPEFHKAQTFTVQSSKALDEFLEAKALGMNAKPVLLGPVSYLMLGKEKEGGFHRLQLLERLLPVYAELMRDLFEAGAEFVQVDEPFLSLDLEENVVEAYRTAYRELKRGVPGIRIILTSYFDGLRNNIPLAVHLPVHTVHLDLQRAPEQLEEVLAAAPEELCFSLGVVDGRNIWRNDFSASLALIRKAIDAVGSSRLMIAPSCSLLHVPYDTALESGGGALPEVVLEWLAFARQKVGEVCDIAYLASSPGSPEAALRLAENALVVQRRRSSPLLHNEGLEERLADVAPRDLRRESSFEVRSRKQAAALNLPLFPTTTIGSFPQTTELRRLRNRLRKGEIDIESYREAIEAEIVAAVRWQEEAGIDVLVHGEFERADMVEYFGRKLDGCGFTAHGWVQSYGSRCVKPPVIYGDVVRKGAMTVRWSDFARCLTRKPMKGMLTGPVTILQWSFARDDQPRRETARQLALAIRDEVRDLERAGLKIIQIDEPAFREGMPLRKGSREEYLSWAVEAFRLASSGVRDETQIHTHMCYSEFNDIMPEIAALDADVITIETSRSQMELLEAFNTFRYPNAIGPGVFDVHTPRVPTVEEMVTLLRRALSYVPKERLWVNPDCGLKTRRWEETKAALSNMVAAARILREEGGEGEVEQEEMPAASGSAPCK; encoded by the coding sequence ATGCTCACCCACAACCTGGGGTATCCGCGCATCGGCAGGCGCCGCGAGCTCAAGGAGGCATGCGAACGGTACTGGGCCGGCGAGTCCACCCTCGAGGAACTGCTCTCCGTCGGGCAGACGCTGCGGCGCTCGCACTGGCTGACGCAGCGCGAGGCGGGACTGGATCTCATCCCCTGCAATGACTTCTCCTACTACGACCACGTGCTGGACATGTCGCAGATGGTCGGCGCCATCCCTCCCCGCTATGCACCACTTGCCGGACTTCCCGCCATGGATCTCGCCTTTGCCATGGCTCGCGGCTATCAGAAGGACGGCCACGACCTCATCGCCATGGAGATGACGAAGTGGTTCGACACGAACTACCATTACCTCGTCCCCGAGTTCCACAAGGCGCAGACCTTTACCGTGCAGTCGAGCAAGGCGCTCGACGAGTTCCTGGAGGCGAAGGCTCTGGGAATGAATGCGAAGCCGGTACTCCTGGGACCGGTGAGCTACCTTATGCTCGGGAAGGAGAAGGAGGGGGGATTCCATCGGCTGCAGCTCCTGGAGAGGCTGCTGCCGGTGTACGCGGAGCTCATGCGCGATCTCTTCGAGGCGGGGGCGGAGTTTGTGCAGGTCGACGAGCCCTTCCTCTCTCTCGATCTCGAGGAGAACGTCGTCGAGGCGTACCGGACCGCCTACCGCGAGCTGAAGAGGGGGGTGCCGGGGATAAGGATCATCCTCACCAGCTACTTCGACGGGCTGCGCAACAACATCCCCCTTGCAGTGCACCTCCCGGTCCACACAGTGCACCTCGACCTCCAGCGCGCGCCGGAGCAACTCGAAGAGGTGCTCGCCGCAGCCCCGGAGGAACTCTGCTTTTCCCTCGGAGTCGTGGACGGCCGAAATATCTGGCGAAACGACTTCTCCGCTTCCCTCGCCCTCATCCGGAAGGCGATCGATGCCGTCGGCAGCAGCCGCCTCATGATCGCCCCCTCCTGCTCCCTTCTTCACGTCCCCTACGACACGGCCCTTGAAAGCGGTGGCGGCGCCCTGCCGGAGGTCGTGCTGGAGTGGCTCGCCTTTGCGCGCCAGAAGGTCGGGGAGGTCTGCGACATCGCCTATCTCGCCTCATCCCCCGGATCGCCGGAGGCGGCACTGCGCCTTGCGGAGAATGCCCTCGTGGTGCAGCGTCGCCGCTCTTCCCCGCTGTTGCACAACGAAGGGCTCGAGGAGCGGCTGGCAGATGTCGCGCCGCGCGATCTGAGACGGGAGAGCAGCTTCGAGGTGCGCAGCCGGAAGCAGGCGGCGGCCCTCAATCTCCCGCTCTTTCCGACGACGACGATCGGCTCCTTCCCTCAGACCACGGAGCTGCGCAGGCTGCGAAACCGCCTGCGCAAGGGTGAGATCGACATCGAGAGCTACCGTGAGGCGATAGAGGCGGAGATCGTAGCCGCCGTGCGCTGGCAGGAGGAGGCGGGGATCGACGTCCTCGTGCACGGCGAGTTCGAGCGCGCGGACATGGTCGAGTATTTCGGCAGGAAGCTGGACGGGTGCGGCTTCACCGCGCACGGCTGGGTGCAGAGCTACGGCTCCCGCTGCGTGAAGCCTCCCGTAATTTATGGAGACGTGGTGCGCAAGGGGGCGATGACGGTGCGCTGGAGCGACTTCGCCCGCTGCCTCACCAGAAAGCCGATGAAGGGGATGCTGACCGGGCCGGTGACGATCCTGCAGTGGTCCTTTGCAAGGGACGACCAGCCGAGGCGGGAGACTGCGCGTCAGCTCGCGCTCGCCATCCGCGACGAGGTGCGGGATCTGGAGAGGGCGGGACTGAAGATCATCCAGATTGACGAGCCCGCTTTCCGCGAGGGGATGCCGCTGCGCAAGGGGAGCCGGGAGGAGTATCTATCGTGGGCCGTGGAGGCCTTTCGCCTCGCCTCCAGCGGGGTGCGCGACGAGACGCAGATCCACACCCACATGTGCTACAGCGAGTTCAACGACATCATGCCGGAGATCGCGGCACTCGACGCCGACGTCATCACAATAGAAACGTCGCGCTCGCAGATGGAGCTTCTGGAGGCGTTCAACACCTTCCGCTACCCAAACGCCATCGGACCGGGGGTCTTCGACGTGCACACCCCCCGTGTGCCGACTGTGGAGGAGATGGTGACCCTTCTGCGCCGCGCTCTCTCGTACGTCCCGAAGGAGCGGCTCTGGGTGAATCCCGATTGCGGGCTGAAGACGCGGCGCTGGGAGGAGACGAAAGCAGCTCTGTCCAACATGGTGGCCGCTGCGCGCATCCTGCGGGAGGAGGGAGGGGAGGGGGAGGTGGAGCAGGAGGAGATGCCTGCCGCTTCCGGATCCGCTCCTTGCAAATGA